Proteins encoded within one genomic window of Pongo pygmaeus isolate AG05252 chromosome 18, NHGRI_mPonPyg2-v2.0_pri, whole genome shotgun sequence:
- the LOC129016286 gene encoding nuclear pore complex-interacting protein family member B13 — protein MEAKVRAEVCKVTRKVNSHYKINGQRKTAEEEKQNMKECEQAENERQLSEAEENGKLDMKEIHTQLQPFQRTQELQRRAEDYYRCKIAPSARKPLANSGSLFVFLAFGHSLPGQDMDVFFSPHLCAQALQRWMAERKAAYKRHRCEMRQKQRVPERHMSQELVQGRPGLQNPFWRDSGPHWVPMRNSSGVPAENTEKTKAPPIERRRLGPVAFPRADDFRRPKEPPDCFFVPLPPSPVDDSLSLKTPPECLLVPLPPSPVDDFLTPEEPPIKRRCLGPVAFPRADDIRRLKKPPDCFFTPLPPSPVDDSLSLKTPPKCLVVPLPPSAVDDFLTPKTPQLQCHLRPVPFHRTDDIRRLKKPPDCFFAPLPPSPVDDSLSLKTPPECLLVPLPPSPVDDFLTPQAPPIKRRLGPVAFPRADDFRRPKEPSDCFFAPLPPSPVDDSLSLKTPPECLLVPVPPSPVDDFLTPQAPPIERRHLGPVAFPQADDIRRLKKPPDCFFAPLPPSPVDDSLSLKTPPECLLVHLQPSPVEDFLTPLAPPIKRRRLGPVAFPRADDFRRPKEPPDCFFLPLPPSLVDDSLSLKTPPECLLVPLPPSPVDDFLTPEEPPIKRCRLGPVAFPRADDIRRLKKPPDCFFTPLPPSPVDDSLSLKPPPECLLVPLPPSPVDDFLTPPALPIKRRHLGPVAFPRADDVRRPKEPPDCFFLPLPLSPVDDSLSLKTPPECLLVPLPPSPVDDSLSLKTPPECLLVPVPPSPVDDFLRPQTPPVQCHLRPVPFHRADDIRRLKKPPDCFDCFLYCFVLCLFFVLFLLCWRKASVMLLILFIHHFCNT, from the exons ATGGAAGCCAAAGTTCGAGCTGAAGTCTGTAAGGTGACAAGGAAGGTCAACAGTcattacaaaatcaatggacagaGGAAGACTGCCGAGGAAGA GaaacaaaacatgaaagaatGTGAGCAAGCAGAAAACGAGAGGCAGCTATCAGAGGCAGAGGAGAATGGGAAATTGGATATGAAAGAAATACACACCCAACT GCAACCGTTTCAACGCACGCAAGAGTTGCAGCGGCGGGCAGAGGACTACTACAGATGCAAA ATCGCCCCTTCTGCAAGAAAGCCTCTTGCCAACTCaggaagtttgtttgttttccttgcttTTGGACATAGTCTGCCAGGTCAGGACATGGATGTATTTTTCTCCCCACACCTCTGTGCTCAAGCCTTGCAAAGGTGGATGGCAGAGAGGAAGGCTGCCTACAAGCGGCACAG GTGTGAAATGAGGCAAAAGCAGAGAGTGCCAGAGAGACACATGAGTCAGGAGCTAGTCCAGGGACGACCGGGCCTACAGAATCCTTTCTGGAGGG ATTCAGGACCTCATTGGGTTCCCATGAGGAACAGCAGCGGCGTCCCAGCTGAAAACACAGAGAAGACAAAG gCACCTCCCATCGAGCGTCgtcgcctgggacctgtagcatttcctcgagctgatgattttaggagacccaaggaacctcccGACTGTTTTTTCGTAccacttccaccttctccagttgatgattctctgagcctgaagacacctcctgagtgtcttctggtaccccttccaccttctccagttgatgattttctcacaccagAGGAACCTCCCATCAAGCGTCGTtgcctgggacctgtagcatttcctcgagctgatgatatccggagactcaagaaacctcctgactgttttttcacaccccttccaccttctccagttgatgattctctgagcctgaagacacctcccAAGTGTCTTGTGgtacctcttccaccttctgcagttgatgattttctcacaccaaAAACACCTCAACTACAGTGTCACCTGAGACCTGTACCATTTCATCGAACTGATGATATTAGGAGACTCAAGAAACCTCCTGACTGTTTTTTcgcaccccttccaccttctccagttgatgattctctgagcctgaagacacctcccgagtgtcttctggtaccccttccaccttctccagttgatgattttctcacaccacaggcacctcccatcaagcgtcgcctgggacctgtagcatttcctcgagctgatgattttaggagacccaaggaacctTCCGACTGTTTTTTtgcaccccttccaccttctccagttgatgattctctgagcctgaagacacctcccgagtgtcttctggtacccgttccaccttctccagttgatgattttctcacaccacaggCACCTCCCATTGAGCGTCGTCacctgggacctgtagcatttcctcaaGCTGATGATATCAGGAGACTCAAGAAACCTCCTGACTGTTTTTTcgcaccccttccaccttctccagttgatgattctctgagcctgaagacacctcccgagtgtcttctggtacacCTTCAACCTTCTCCAGTTGAAGATTTTCTCACACCACTGGCACCTCCCATCAAGCGTCgtcgcctgggacctgtagcatttcctcgagctgatgattttaggagacccaaggaacctcccGACTGTTTTTTCTTACCACTTCCACCTTCCctagttgatgattctctgagcctgaagacacctcctgagtgtcttctggtaccccttccaccttctccagttgatgattttctcacaccagAGGAACCTCCCATCAAGCGTTgtcgcctgggacctgtagcatttcctcgagctgatgatatccggagactcaagaaacctcctgactgttttttcacaccccttccaccttctccagttgatgattctctgagcctgaagccacctcccgagtgtcttctggtaccccttccaccttctccagttgatgattttctcacaccaccGGCACTTCCCATCAAGCGTCGTCacctgggacctgtagcatttcctcgagctgatgatgttaggagacccaaggaacctcccGACTGTTTTTTCTTACCACTTCCActttctccagttgatgattctctgagcctgaagacacctcctgagtgtcttctggtaccccttccaccttctccagttgatgattctctgagcctgaagacacctcccgagtgtcttctggtacctgttccaccttctccagttgatgattttctgagaCCACAAACACCTCCCGTCCAGTGTCACCTGAGACCTGTACCATTTCATCGAGCTGATGATATCAGGAGACTCAAGAAACCTCCTGACTGTTTTGActgttttttgtattgttttgttttgtgtttgttttttgttttatttttattgtgttggaGGAAGGCGTCTGTTATGTTGTTGATTctatttattcatcatttttGCAACACATAA